The DNA sequence GCAGCTGATCACGCCGCTGCTGGAAATGCGCGGTTCGAAGAACAGCATGTTGCCGAGCTCCACGCGCTCGGGCGTCAGCGAGTTGTCGGCCGGAATCGGCGGCAACGCCGGCAAGGGTTCGAAACGGTCACGGTAGTCGCCATAGCCGTCGTCGGCCACGGCAGTTCCAGTGCAGGCTAGCATGATCCCCACTGCCAGGGCCGTAACGGCTGCCAGGGGGGATTTGCGAAGGCTGGTCATCAGGTCATCTCCTCGGTAGTACGGAAAGTGCGCGTGTTCCATCGCCATGCGTTCCCAAACGCGTTCATGGCAGGGCTTCCGGCTTTGCCGTATACCGCATTCGTGAATGGTCGGTACCGCGAAGGGGTAGCCCCCGTCGCGCATGTGGGTATAGACGACAGATCGGGTTTCGTACAGCCGGCCAGTCCATCCGGTCACCGCGTTGCGCGAATTCGGGCGCGAATGCAAAGGCTCGTGACGACCCGCGCTGCCCTTGGGACGTTGCCCGCGGGTCCGGCTCCGGCGGTAACCCGACGGGCGCAATGCCCACTGCGTTCGTGCTTTGGGTAGGATGCGCGCATGGAACCCCTGATCGAGGCGTTCGTCGCCGATGGCGGCGTGTTACGAGAGGCCGAGCAGCTCGGGCTGCACCCGGTGGCGGCACGCGTGCTGGCCAATCGCGCGAGCCGGGCGGGGGTTGCACCCGACTGGCTGCTGGATTTCGCCCTGCGTTCGTTGGATCCCCCCGATGGTCTGCCGGACATCGAAGTGGCCGCAGAGCGGGTGGCGCGTGCGGTGACGGAGCGGGAGACCGTCGCGCTGGTGACCGACGCCGATTCCGACGGGGTCAACGCCAGTGCGGTGCTCAGCCGCGCCCTGATCCATCACTTCGGCCATCCGCCGGACCGGGTGCAGCACTACATCGGCCTGAAACTGACCGAGGGCTATGGGCTGTCGGACGCGGTCTGTGATCGCATTCTAGAGTCCGCATCCCGCCCGAGGCTGGTGATCACCGCGGATATCGGCTCGTCCGACGGGCCCCGGATCGCCCGGCTGGCCGAGGCAGGGATCGATGTGGTGGTCACCGATCATCATGGCATTCCCGCGCAGGGTGGACCGGACGCGGCGCTGGCGTTCGTGAACCCCCAGCGTCCGGACTCGCGTTACCCGGATCCGCTGATCGCGGGGGTGATGGTGGCGTGGCTGCTGCTCTGGGCGACCCGCCGGCACCTGATCGCGCGCGGTCGGCTGCGCGCCGACAGCCCCAGCCTGCGCGAACTGTTCGGCTGGGTGGCCACCGGGACCGTGGCCGACGTCGTCTCGCTGGCGCGTAGCCGCAACAACCGCATTGTGGTGCGCGCAGGAATCGATCAGATCGAAGCCGGCACGTACCCTTGCTGGCGGGCGCTGCGCCCGCATCTCGGGGACGCGGCGAAACCGCTCGACGCCTCGGACCTCGCGTTCGGGATCGGTCCAAGGCTGAACGCAGCCGGGCGCCTGCACGACGCGATGGCAGGCGTGCACTTTCTGCTCGCGCCGGACGATGCGACGGCGGTGGATCGCGTGGCGGTGCTGAACCAGACCAACGAGACCCGGCGGGCAATCGAGAAACGACTGACCGCCGAAGCACTGGAGGTAGCGCGGGAACAGCTGCGGCAGGGGCGCTGTGCGCTGGTGGTGTTCCTGACCGACGGCCATGCCGGTGTGCAGGGAATCGTGGCGTCGCGGATCATGCAGGCCTTCGGGCGGCCTGGCGTGTGCTTGTCGGCGCGTCCGGACGCACCCGCGGTGCTGGCGGGTTCGTGCAGAAGCATCGATGGCCTGTCGATGCTCGACACGCTGCAAGCCCTTGCCTGCAACGAGCCGGGATTGTTTCTGAGCTACGGCGGACATGCCGGGGCCGCGGGTCTGACGCTCCGGCAGGAACGCCTCGCGGACTTCGAGGCAGCGTTCGAGTCCGAAGTGGCGCACCGCCTGCGCGGTCAGGTGCTGCGTCCGCGGATCCTGATCGATGGCGACGTTCCCGCCGGCGGCATCGACTGGGCGTTGCTGGAGGGGCTGGCCGCAATCGGTCCCTACGGCCGGGAGTTTCCCGAGCCGGTGTTCCGGTCGCAGTTCACGGTGCTGGAGGCCCGCGAGGTCGGTGCTGCCGGAGGGCATTGGCGCCTGGCACTGCGGCATGGCGGGGTGCGCCTCGGCGGCATCTGGTTCGGCGCTGGCCGGGACGCTCCTGTTCGCCCCGGAGAGGTCGTGCCGCTTGTATTCACACCCGAGGCGAACTGGTGGCAAGGGCAGCGCCGGCTGCAGATTCGCGTGCTTGCGCGCGACCGGTCGGTGGCGCACGCTGCGGCATCCTGAAGCGCTTATCGCACGACACGAACCGCAGCCGGGCGAGGACGGTGCGTCGCGCAGGGAATGCGGCGTAGGCCAGGCCCCGACACGGGTCGTCGGGGCTGGAGTGGAACGGAAAAGGCCCGCCCGGGAATCCCCGGGCGGGCCTGTACTCCCTCTGTCAGTGCGTTAGAGGGATTTGGTGCAGAAGTACCAGTCCTTGCACTCGTAGCCTTCCTTCATGCGGGCTTCGGCGGCTTCGGCCGTGGCGGGCGGCGGGACGATCACCTTGTCGCCCGGCTGCCAGCCCTCGGGCGTCGCGACGCCGTGGCTGTCGGAGGTCTGCAAGGCCTGGACCAGGCGCAGGAATTCGGGAATCGAGCGCCCGTTGGTCATCGGGTAGTAGACCATCGCCCGCAATACCCCGCGGTCGTCGATGATGAAGGTCGCCCGTACCGCAGAGGTATCCGAGGCGCCGGGCTGGATCATCCCGTAGGCATTCGCCACCTTCATCGAGAGGTCCTCGATGATCGGGAACGGGATGTCCATTCCGAACTTTTCCTTGATGTTGCGGACCCAGGCCAGGTGGGCGTAGTTGCTGTCGATGGACAGGCCCACCAGTTCGGTATTGAGCTTCTGGAACTCCGGATGCGCGTTGGCGAAGGCCATGAACTCGGTGGTGCACACTGGCGTGAAGTCGGCCGGGTGGGAGAACAGCACCACCCACTTGCCGCGGTAGTCGGAGAGCTTCATCACGCCGTGCGTGGTCTTGGCCTCGAATTCCGGCGCCGGCTCGTTCAGGCGCGGCATGCCGGGGGCGGGATTCTGGACTGCATTCGTGTTTTCCATGGATCGGTATTCCTCTCAAGCATTCAGGGTGTCGTGGCTGCCTGCTGGGCCGTGGCCTGCAGCAAGCATGGGCATAGTATTGAATGCTTATTAAAATAGATCCAATCAAAAGTACGAATTCGGGCCATAGTTGTTGGCTAACACGGCTCTGACGCATATGACGCCGCCGGCCTTCTCGCCCGCGGGCGCACGGTGTCCAGGCGCTGGTACGGCTGCCGGGACGTGTGCCTGGAGGCCGGCATGTACCGGATTCGTCAGATCGGGATGCGCTACGGGTGTAGCGAGCCAAAAAAAACCGCCCCGTGGGGCGGTTGTCTGTTCGGCATGTCGCCTTGCCGGTCTTTCGGCGTTACTGCTGCACCCAGGCGCTGTAGCCGTCGGTCTTGCCTTCGAGCCCGTCGTTGTAGCCGGCATCGTAGGCATCGTCGACGCGCTGTTCTTCCAGCTTCGGGTTGTGCAGAAAACCGCTCTGCCACCCCAGCACGTAGGAAGGGTTGACGCCGGCGCTTTCCATCTTGGTGGAAGTCTCAAAATAGGTCTTCTTGTCCATGCCGTTGCTCCTCCAGAAAGTGAATAGGGTTCAAGGTCTGCGGACATCGCAGCGCCCCGTGGCGGGAACCTTTTCCCGACATCGCGGCCGGATTACCACCGGTTTCGCCGCCAACTGTACCGCATTCTGTCCGCAACTTTGCGGGGCGCAGTATAGGGCGGCGGTCCGGGCCGACGTATATCCCGATCGAGAGGGTTACGCTGCGGCCCCGGTTCCGGCACCATGCACCGTCCCGGATCAGGGGCATCGGTTGCGTGCGCCCCGGATCCGCCGACCCATTCACGACCTCCGGACCGACGATGCACTTTTCTGAAGACGACCAGATGAGCTTCGAGAGCGGCCTCGCGGCGTTCGAGGCCAAGCATTTCGCGCGAGCGATGCAACTGCTGTCGCCGCTGGCCGAGGCGGGTCATCCAGATGCCCAGTACCGCGTCGCCATCATGTGCCAGAACGGCCTCGGCGTGGTTCGCCAGCCCGAAACCGCGGTGGCCCAGATGCGCGCGGCCGCCGAACAGGGCCACGCGATGGCGCAGCATGGCCTTGGATTCATGTACCTCGAGGGCGACTGCGTGGACAAGGATCCGGCGCAGGCCGTCGGCTGGTTCGAGAAGGCGGCGGAGCAGGGCCTCGCGGGTTCCAAAACCACGCTGGCGATGATGTATGCGCAGGGCACGGGCGTGGAACGCGACCCCGAGACCGCCCGGCGCTGGTACCTCGCCGCCGGTTTCGACCCCGACGAACTGGATTCGCTGCAGCGCTGATGCAGCCGGGCGTTTCCTCCGGAAACGATGCCACTACGATGACCCGGATTCGACTGTACCGTATCGAGACCTGCCCCTACTGCGACCGGGCCGAGCGCCTGCTGCAGCGCAAGGGGGTGGCGGATTGGCTGGACGTGATCCGCATCGACGACTCGCGCAAGGCATTCGCCGAGATGGCGAAGCTCACCGGTCAGCGCACCGTGCCGCAGGTGTTCATCGGCGAGCGGCACGTGGGCGGCTTCGATGACCTGGTCGAGCTGGATATGGACGGCGATCTCGACGAACTGCTCGACGCGGTGCGGAATCCCTGACCACGGAATTCGAACATGGATTACTACCCTCTCTTCATGAAACTGACCGGCCGTCCCTGCCTCGTGGTCGGCGGCGGCAATGTCGCGATGCGCAAGGTCACGTTGCTGCGCAAGGCGGGGGCGCAGGTGACCGTGGTGGCGCCGGAGTTGTGTCCGGAACTGGTCGCGTTGCGCGATGCTGGCGAAATCGAATATCGGCAGCGGCCGTTTCAGGACGACGACATCGATGGGCGCGTGCTGGTGATCGCGGCCACGAGCGACGAGGCCGTCAACCGGCATGTGTCGGAACTCGCGACGGCCCGGTTCGTCCCGGTGAACGTGGTCGACCGCCCGGAGTTGTGCACCTTCATCACGCCGTCGATGATCGACCGGTCGCCGCTGCAGGTCGCGATCTCGACCGGCGGCGCCTCGCCAGTGCTGGCCCGGCTGATGCGGTCCCGCATCGAGAGCTTCATTCCGGCCACTTATGGCCGGCTGGCCGCGCTGGTCGAGGGGTTCCGCGACCGGGTCAAGGCGCGTTTGCCCGACACCGAGCTCCGCCGCCGGTTCTGGGAGCGGCAGCTCGAGGGGCCGGTCACCGAGCTGGTGCTGTCCGGGCGCGAGGATGCGGCGCGGGAGATTCTCGAGCAAGCCGTGCACGACGGGCTCGATCGGCGCGATGACGGTGGTGAAGTGTTCCTGGTCGGCGCGGGTCCGGGCGATCCGGATCTGCTGACCTTCCGGGCGCTGCGGCTGATGCAGTTGGCCGACGTCGTGGTACACGACAACCTCGTGTCGCCGGCGATCCTGGAACTCGTGCGCCGCGACGCCGAGATGATCTACGCAGGCAAGCGCCGCAACCAGCACACGCTGCCGCAGGAGGACATCAACCGGCTGCTGGTGAAGCTGGCGAAGGAAGGCAAGCGGGTGCTGCGCCTGAAGGGGGGCGACCCGTTCATCTTCGGTCGGGGCGGCGAGGAGATCGACACGCTGATGCAGGAAGGCATCCCGTTCCAGGTCGTCCCGGGCATTACCGCGGCCGCGGGCTGCGCGTCGTTCGCGGGCATCCCGTTGACGCACCGGGACTATGCCCAGTCGCTGGTATTCGCAACGGGGCACCTGAAGGACGGCACCATCGACCTGAACTGGAACATGCTGGCGCAGCCCGCGCAGACGGTGGTCTTCTACATGGGGCTGCTCGGCTTGCCGATCATCTGCCGGGAACTCAAGGCGCACGGCCGCCCGGGATCGACGCCGGCGGCGCTGGTCGAGCAGGGCACGACCCAGAACCAGCGGGTGCTGGTGGGTACGCTCGACACGCTGCCGGAACTGGTCGCGCAGCAGGATGTACAGCCGCCGACGCTGATCATCGTCGGCGAAGTGGTGGCGCTGCACGAGCGCCTGAAGTGGTTCCAGCCGGAATCCGAACATACCGCGCACAGCCTGTTCAGCAGCCACGGCCATGCGGCCCCGGCCGAGCAGGCGCAGGCGCAGGCGAGGGAATCGGCATGAACCCGGAAATGGATCTGGATCTGTCGGGCACGGGCGGCTGCTCCGACAGCGAGCCGTTTGCGCTGCGCGTGCTAGGCGACAGTATGGCGCCCGAATTCGAGCACGGGATGATCATCATCATCGACCCGTCCGCGCCCGCCACCCATGGCGGCTACGTGGTCGCGCAGGTCGATGGCGAATACCTGTTCCGCCAGCTCGTGATCGAGGACGGAAGCCATTATCTGGTGGCCTTGAAGGAAGACCATCGCCGCCTGTCCATTCCCGGTCGCCAGGCGATCGTCGGCGTGGTCACCCAGCGCGCCGGTACGCGGCGGTCCCAGCACAAGCGCTACCTCTGACCGCGGCTGCGTGGTCGCTAGCTCGAACCCGAACCTGTGCCGGTTCCGGCCGTGCCGCCACCGATTCCGTGCTGCACCGCCAGCACCGC is a window from the Thioalkalivibrio paradoxus ARh 1 genome containing:
- a CDS encoding single-stranded-DNA-specific exonuclease RecJ; the protein is MEPLIEAFVADGGVLREAEQLGLHPVAARVLANRASRAGVAPDWLLDFALRSLDPPDGLPDIEVAAERVARAVTERETVALVTDADSDGVNASAVLSRALIHHFGHPPDRVQHYIGLKLTEGYGLSDAVCDRILESASRPRLVITADIGSSDGPRIARLAEAGIDVVVTDHHGIPAQGGPDAALAFVNPQRPDSRYPDPLIAGVMVAWLLLWATRRHLIARGRLRADSPSLRELFGWVATGTVADVVSLARSRNNRIVVRAGIDQIEAGTYPCWRALRPHLGDAAKPLDASDLAFGIGPRLNAAGRLHDAMAGVHFLLAPDDATAVDRVAVLNQTNETRRAIEKRLTAEALEVAREQLRQGRCALVVFLTDGHAGVQGIVASRIMQAFGRPGVCLSARPDAPAVLAGSCRSIDGLSMLDTLQALACNEPGLFLSYGGHAGAAGLTLRQERLADFEAAFESEVAHRLRGQVLRPRILIDGDVPAGGIDWALLEGLAAIGPYGREFPEPVFRSQFTVLEAREVGAAGGHWRLALRHGGVRLGGIWFGAGRDAPVRPGEVVPLVFTPEANWWQGQRRLQIRVLARDRSVAHAAAS
- a CDS encoding peroxiredoxin encodes the protein MENTNAVQNPAPGMPRLNEPAPEFEAKTTHGVMKLSDYRGKWVVLFSHPADFTPVCTTEFMAFANAHPEFQKLNTELVGLSIDSNYAHLAWVRNIKEKFGMDIPFPIIEDLSMKVANAYGMIQPGASDTSAVRATFIIDDRGVLRAMVYYPMTNGRSIPEFLRLVQALQTSDSHGVATPEGWQPGDKVIVPPPATAEAAEARMKEGYECKDWYFCTKSL
- a CDS encoding Alvin_2107 family globule sulfur oxidation protein; its protein translation is MDKKTYFETSTKMESAGVNPSYVLGWQSGFLHNPKLEEQRVDDAYDAGYNDGLEGKTDGYSAWVQQ
- a CDS encoding tetratricopeptide repeat protein, translated to MHFSEDDQMSFESGLAAFEAKHFARAMQLLSPLAEAGHPDAQYRVAIMCQNGLGVVRQPETAVAQMRAAAEQGHAMAQHGLGFMYLEGDCVDKDPAQAVGWFEKAAEQGLAGSKTTLAMMYAQGTGVERDPETARRWYLAAGFDPDELDSLQR
- the grxC gene encoding glutaredoxin 3, whose amino-acid sequence is MTRIRLYRIETCPYCDRAERLLQRKGVADWLDVIRIDDSRKAFAEMAKLTGQRTVPQVFIGERHVGGFDDLVELDMDGDLDELLDAVRNP
- the cysG gene encoding siroheme synthase CysG, with protein sequence MDYYPLFMKLTGRPCLVVGGGNVAMRKVTLLRKAGAQVTVVAPELCPELVALRDAGEIEYRQRPFQDDDIDGRVLVIAATSDEAVNRHVSELATARFVPVNVVDRPELCTFITPSMIDRSPLQVAISTGGASPVLARLMRSRIESFIPATYGRLAALVEGFRDRVKARLPDTELRRRFWERQLEGPVTELVLSGREDAAREILEQAVHDGLDRRDDGGEVFLVGAGPGDPDLLTFRALRLMQLADVVVHDNLVSPAILELVRRDAEMIYAGKRRNQHTLPQEDINRLLVKLAKEGKRVLRLKGGDPFIFGRGGEEIDTLMQEGIPFQVVPGITAAAGCASFAGIPLTHRDYAQSLVFATGHLKDGTIDLNWNMLAQPAQTVVFYMGLLGLPIICRELKAHGRPGSTPAALVEQGTTQNQRVLVGTLDTLPELVAQQDVQPPTLIIVGEVVALHERLKWFQPESEHTAHSLFSSHGHAAPAEQAQAQARESA
- a CDS encoding S24 family peptidase, with translation MDLDLSGTGGCSDSEPFALRVLGDSMAPEFEHGMIIIIDPSAPATHGGYVVAQVDGEYLFRQLVIEDGSHYLVALKEDHRRLSIPGRQAIVGVVTQRAGTRRSQHKRYL